A genomic window from Chlamydiota bacterium includes:
- a CDS encoding mitochondrial fission ELM1 family protein has protein sequence MFFFHLLNFLIGLLPSPFTLLLGRFLGSLFYLLDKKHRQIALLNLKAAFPEYHLPQIKRIARQAFQHLVLLGLETLILSRKSTAKLRDQVLDQGFENLEKARNQGKAILFLTGHVGHWELLARLGRWAGFLESVIARDVKGKMAQEWLHSIRSRHDVYVISKGQIRHIVDAFEHGQTVGALIDQDGGRRGSFVRFFGRLASTPTGIIRLGLKSGVPILPVFLRRTSDRLEYRLYIGKDISLGLENLTLQEKEKKALERFTQDLEKFIREDPGQWLWPHRRWKTRPLNEASAIRKKILLLHDGKPGHFNQLLGILKGLQDWEHQSVVIQYRSKFHRLIVYLSILARILKMGILKWALSQNSLNALSLRSPSLILSCGSIAAPAATILKSYYGAKSVVIMRSGFLNVEKSFDLAILPFHDHPSENKRVLRLLGIPTPITEKDLKEAAQTLSERFTLTSQKKIGILVGGNSKRQNMKMDQMKTFALELLKTSQKQNAEILLATSRRTPEGIGKMFKDILGGKPGVHLLWAKENPESPIPGILGLSDVVLVTEDSFSMLMESLHSGRPVISLRLSQKGFRPLKYEKTLEVMEKEGRIYRRDETSFVNVLEPFLANDRQPSKVNNVETDQAVNAILKLMEI, from the coding sequence ATGTTTTTTTTCCATCTCCTTAATTTTTTGATAGGCCTTCTCCCCTCTCCTTTTACCTTGCTCTTGGGCCGATTTTTAGGAAGTCTCTTTTATCTTTTAGATAAAAAACACCGTCAAATTGCCCTTCTCAATTTAAAAGCCGCTTTTCCTGAATATCATTTGCCCCAGATTAAACGAATTGCCCGCCAAGCCTTTCAGCATCTTGTGTTATTGGGGCTTGAAACCTTGATTCTTTCCAGAAAATCAACGGCTAAATTGAGGGATCAAGTTTTAGATCAGGGCTTTGAGAATTTGGAAAAAGCCAGAAATCAGGGCAAGGCCATTCTTTTTTTGACAGGGCATGTCGGGCATTGGGAGCTTCTCGCTCGGTTGGGCCGGTGGGCGGGTTTCCTGGAGTCTGTCATTGCCAGGGATGTGAAGGGTAAAATGGCTCAAGAATGGCTTCATTCGATCCGTTCACGCCATGATGTTTATGTGATTAGTAAAGGTCAGATTCGGCATATTGTGGATGCCTTTGAACATGGCCAAACAGTGGGGGCGTTGATCGACCAGGACGGTGGCAGGCGCGGTTCTTTTGTTCGATTTTTTGGGCGTTTGGCGTCGACACCGACTGGAATTATCCGTCTGGGATTAAAGTCGGGTGTACCCATTCTTCCTGTATTTTTGAGGCGTACCTCTGATCGATTGGAATACAGGCTTTATATCGGAAAAGATATTTCGCTAGGGCTAGAGAATCTGACGCTTCAAGAAAAGGAGAAGAAAGCTCTTGAACGATTCACCCAGGATCTTGAGAAATTTATTCGTGAGGATCCTGGACAGTGGTTATGGCCTCATCGACGGTGGAAGACTCGTCCCCTTAATGAGGCGTCTGCCATTCGTAAAAAAATCCTTCTTCTTCATGATGGAAAGCCGGGTCATTTTAATCAATTGCTGGGGATTTTAAAAGGTCTTCAGGATTGGGAACATCAGTCGGTGGTGATTCAATATCGCTCAAAATTTCATCGGCTCATCGTCTACTTATCTATTTTGGCGAGAATTTTAAAAATGGGAATTTTAAAATGGGCCCTTTCACAAAATTCACTGAATGCTCTTTCGCTGAGGTCCCCTTCGCTGATTTTGAGCTGTGGTTCTATCGCAGCTCCCGCGGCCACTATTTTGAAATCTTATTATGGCGCAAAGTCTGTGGTGATCATGCGCTCAGGGTTTTTAAACGTTGAAAAATCTTTTGATCTTGCCATCTTGCCTTTTCACGACCATCCTTCGGAAAATAAGAGGGTTTTGCGTCTCTTAGGAATACCGACTCCGATTACTGAAAAGGATCTTAAAGAGGCGGCTCAAACTCTTTCAGAACGATTCACTTTAACAAGTCAAAAGAAGATTGGAATTCTTGTTGGAGGAAATTCTAAACGGCAAAACATGAAGATGGATCAAATGAAGACCTTTGCCTTAGAGCTTCTTAAAACAAGCCAAAAACAGAATGCAGAAATTTTGCTGGCCACTTCTCGAAGAACCCCTGAAGGAATAGGAAAAATGTTCAAAGATATTTTAGGAGGAAAGCCCGGTGTTCATCTTTTGTGGGCAAAGGAGAATCCCGAAAGTCCTATTCCAGGGATTTTAGGTTTATCGGATGTCGTTCTTGTAACGGAAGACAGTTTTTCCATGTTGATGGAATCCCTTCATTCAGGACGGCCTGTGATTTCTCTTCGTCTTTCTCAGAAAGGGTTTCGTCCTTTGAAATATGAAAAAACGTTAGAAGTGATGGAAAAAGAGGGAAGAATATATCGGAGAGATGAAACATCTTTTGTGAATGTTCTAGAGCCCTTTT